Proteins encoded together in one Bos indicus isolate NIAB-ARS_2022 breed Sahiwal x Tharparkar chromosome 3, NIAB-ARS_B.indTharparkar_mat_pri_1.0, whole genome shotgun sequence window:
- the PI4KB gene encoding phosphatidylinositol 4-kinase beta isoform X2: MGDTIVEPAPLKPTSEPAPGPPGNNGGSLLSVITEGVGELSVIDPEVAQKACQEVLEKVKLLHGGVAISSRGTPLELVNGDGVDSEIRCLDDPPAQIREEEDEMGATVASGTAKGARRRRQNNSAKQSWLLRLFESKLFDISMAISYLYNSKEPGVQAYIGNRLFCFRNEDVDFYLPQLLNMYIHMDEDVGDAIKPYIVHRCRQSINFSLQCALLLGAYSSDMHISTQRHSRGTKLRKLILSDELKPAHRKRELPSLSPAPDTGLSPSKRTHQRSKSDATASISLSSNLKRTASNPKVENEDEELSSSTESIDNSFSSPVRLAPEREFIKSLMAIGKRLATLPTKEQKTQRLISELSLLNHKLPARVWLPTAGFDHHVVRVPHTQAVVLNSKDKAPYLIYVEVLECENFDTTSVPARIPENRIRSTRSVENLPECGITHEQRAGSFSTVPNYDNDDEAWSVDDIGELQVELPEVHTNSCDNISQFSVDSITSQESKEPVFIAAGDIRRRLSEQLAHTPTAFKRDPEDPSAVALKEPWQEKVRRIREGSPYGHLPNWRLLSVIVKCGDDLRQELLAFQVLKQLQSIWEQERVPLWIKPYKILVISADSGMIEPVVNAVSIHQVKKQSQLSLLDYFLQEHGSYTTEAFLSAQRNFVQSCAGYCLVCYLLQVKDRHNGNILLDAEGHIIHIDFGFILSSSPRNLGFETSAFKLTTEFVDVMGGLDGDMFNYYKMLMLQGLIAARKHMDKVVQIVEIMQQGCRRCSGASPSGPVMTVAQVICSQLPCFHGSSTIRNLKERFHMSMTEEQLQLLVEQMVDGSMRSITTKLYDGFQYLTNGIM; this comes from the exons ATGGGAGACACGATAGTGGAGCCTGCCCCCCTGAAGCCAACTTCTGAGCCCGctcctggcccaccagggaataaTGGGGGCTCCTTGCTAAGTGTCATCACGGAGGGGGTCGGGGAGCTCTCGGTGATTGACCCTGAGGTGGCCCAGAAGGCCTGCCAGGAGGTGCTGGAGAAAGTCAAGCTCTTGCATGGAGGCGTGGCCATCTCTAGCAGAGGCACCCCCCTGGAGCTGGTCAATGGGGATGGTGTGGACAGCGAGATCCGTTGCCTGGACGACCCACCCGCCCAGAtaagggaggaggaagatgagatGGGGGCCACGGTGGCCTCAGGCACAGCCAAGGGAGCAAGAAGGCGGCGGCAGAACAACTCGGCCAAACAGTCTTGGCTGCTGAGGCTGTTTGAGTCGAAACTGTTTGACATCTCCATGGCCATTTCATACCTGTATAACTCCAAGGAGCCTGGAGTGCAGGCCTACATTGGCAACCGGCTCTTCTGCTTTCGTAATGAGGATGTGGACTTCTATCTGCCCCAGTTGCTTAACATGTACATCCACATGGACGAGGACgtgggtgatgccatcaagccctACATAGTCCACCGCTGCCGCCAGAGCATTAACTTTTCCCTCCAGTGTGCTCTGTTGCTGGGGGCCTACTCTTCAGACATGCACATTTCCACTCAGCGACACTCCCGTGGGACCAAGCTACGGAAGCTGATCCTCTCAGATGAGCTGAAGCCCGCTCACCGAAAGAGGGAGCTGCCCTCCTTGAGCCCAGCCCCCGACACAGGGCTGTCTCCCTCTAAAAGGACCCACCAGCGCTCTAAGTCAGATGCCACCGCCAGCATAAGTCTCAGCAGCAACTTGAAACGAACAGCCAGCAACCCTAAAGTGGAGAATGAGGACGAG GAGCTCTCCTCCAGCACCGAGAGTATTGATAATTCATTCAGTTCC CCCGTCAGACTGGCTCCTGAGCGAGAATTCATCAAGTCCCTGATGGCGATTGGCAAGCGGCTGGCCACACTCCCCACCAAGGAGCAGAAGACACAGCGGCTGATCTCAGAGCTCTCCCTGCTCAACCACAAGCTCCCTGCCCGAGTCTGGCTGCCCACTGCTGGCTTCGACCACCACGTGGTCCGCGTGCCCCACACCCAGGCTGTTGTCCTCAATTCTAAGGACAAG GCTCCCTACCTGATCTATGTGGAGGTCCTCGAATGTGAAAACTTCGACACCACTAGTGTCCCCGCCCGAATCCCCGAGAACCGAATTCGGAGCACCCGGTCTGTAGAGAACCTACCCGAATGCGGCATCACCCACGAGCAGCGGGCAGGCAGCTTCAGCACCGTGCCCAACTATGACAACGATGACGAGGCCTGGTCGGTGGATGACATAGGCGAGCTGCAGGTGGAG CTCCCTGAAGTGCACACCAACAGCTGTGACAACATCTCCCAGTTCTCCGTGGACAGCATCACCAGCCAGGAAAGCAAGGAGCCTGTGTTCATCGCAGCAGGTGACATCCG ACGGCGCCTCTCAGAGCAGCTGGCTCACACCCCCACAGCCTTCAAACGAGACCCGGAAGACCCTTCTGCAGTTGCTCTCAAAGAGCCCTGGCAGGAGAAAGTACG GCGCATTAGAGAGGGTTCCCCCTATGGCCATCTCCCCAATTGGCGGCTCCTGTCAGTCATCGTCAAGTGTGGGGATGACCTTCGGCAGGAGCTGTTGGCCTTTCAGGTGTTAAAGCAACTGCAG TCCATTTGGGAACAGGAGCGAGTACCCCTGTGGATCAAGCCATATAAGATTCTTGTGATTTCGGCCGACAGTGGCATGATTGAACCAGTGGTCAACGCTGTATCCATTCACCAGGTGAAGAAGCAGTCACAGCTCTCCCTGCTCGATTACTTCCTACAGGAGCATGGCAGTTATACCACTGAGGCATTCCTCAGCGCCCAGCGCAATTTTGTGCAGAGTTGTGCTGGCTACTGCTTGGTCTGCTACCTGCTGCAGGTCAAGGACAG ACACAATGGGAACATCCTGTTGGACGCAGAAGGCCACATCATCCACATCGACTTTGGCTTCATCCTATCCAGCTCACCCCGAAACCTGGGCTTTGAGACATCAGCCTTCAAACTGACCACAGAGTTTGTGGAC GTGATGGGCGGCCTGGATGGCGACATGTTCAACTATTACAAGATGTTGATGCTGCAGGGGCTGATCGCTGCTCGGAAACACATGGATAAGGTGGTGCAGATCGTAGAGATCATGCAACAAG GTTGTCGCCGTTGCTCAGGAGCATCCCCGTCTGGCCCCGTGATGACGGTGGCCCAGGTCATCT GTTCTCAGcttccttgcttccatggctccAGCACCATCCGCAACCTCAAGGAGAGGTTCCACATGAGCATGACCGAGGAGCAGCTGCAGCTGCTGGTGGAGCAGATGGTGGATGGCAGCATGCGGTCTATAACCACCAAACTCTATGACGGCTTCCAGTACCTCACCAACGGCATCATGTGA